In one window of Caballeronia sp. TF1N1 DNA:
- a CDS encoding TauD/TfdA family dioxygenase: protein MQAIETAPAFNTTHAVPERWPFAVERHTPTIGATIEGVDLRDPLDDDTCLALRRALLEYKVLFFRDQDITPAQHVALARRFGELEIHPAFPHHPEHPELVILGRNETRRGRENIYHSDVSWRDIPSMGSMLRCVQCPDVGGDTIWINMVAAYANLPEEIKARIAHLEAVHDILPLFGTALPKDQHPVMRQKFPPVTHPVVRVHPETGEKVLYVNEAFTTHLSNYGHVTAEAYRVGFDYKLAEMDLLQYLFRQAQAPEYQVRLKWRPNTIAFWDNRACQHYAVQDYFPAPRHMMRATVIGDRPVGIA from the coding sequence ATGCAAGCAATCGAAACCGCACCCGCGTTCAACACGACGCACGCCGTACCCGAGAGATGGCCCTTCGCGGTGGAGCGTCACACGCCGACGATCGGCGCGACGATCGAAGGCGTCGACCTGCGCGATCCGCTCGACGACGACACCTGTCTCGCCTTGCGCCGCGCGCTGCTCGAATACAAGGTCCTGTTTTTCCGCGATCAGGACATCACGCCGGCCCAACATGTGGCGCTGGCGCGGCGCTTCGGCGAACTGGAGATCCACCCGGCGTTTCCGCATCACCCGGAGCATCCCGAATTGGTGATCCTCGGGCGCAACGAAACGCGCCGTGGACGCGAAAACATCTACCACTCGGATGTATCGTGGCGTGACATTCCGTCCATGGGTTCGATGCTGCGCTGCGTGCAATGCCCGGACGTGGGCGGCGACACGATCTGGATCAACATGGTCGCGGCCTATGCGAACCTTCCCGAGGAGATCAAGGCACGCATCGCTCATCTCGAAGCCGTCCACGACATTCTGCCGCTGTTCGGCACGGCGTTGCCGAAGGACCAGCATCCCGTCATGCGCCAGAAGTTTCCGCCGGTCACGCATCCGGTGGTGCGCGTGCACCCGGAAACCGGCGAGAAAGTTCTCTACGTCAATGAGGCCTTTACCACGCATCTATCGAACTACGGGCACGTGACGGCTGAGGCTTATCGCGTCGGCTTCGACTACAAGCTCGCCGAGATGGATCTGCTGCAATACCTGTTCCGTCAAGCTCAGGCGCCCGAATACCAGGTTCGTCTCAAGTGGAGGCCCAACACGATCGCCTTCTGGGACAACCGCGCCTGTCAGCACTACGCCGTGCAGGACTACTTCCCCGCGCCGCGCCATATGATGCGCGCCACGGTAATCGGCGACCGTCCGGTCGGCATAGCCTGA
- a CDS encoding aldehyde dehydrogenase family protein, whose amino-acid sequence MTILNTFYIGGAWVEPCAGSTLMDIVDPVTEEPTGKLAMGTAADADRAVAAARAAFPAWSATSREERIALLERVIERYRARLDDLADAVRREIGAPIALCRHLQAPIGLAQLQAALETLRHFEFETNHGKSDVRREAIGVAALITPWNWPLNQITAKVAPALAAGCTIVLKPSEIAPFDAVIFAEIMHEAGAPAGVFNMIFGEGRVVGERLSAHRDVDMVSITGSTRAGIEVAMSAAPTVKRVAQELGGKSPLLILDDADLKAAVTSGVAQCMANSGQTCVAPTRMLVPRDRYEEAVTIAAAVANAVTVGDPADPATKMGPISNRAQYDKVQRMIRTGLEEGARLAAGGVGRPEGISRGFYARPTVFADVHNGMKIAREEIFGPVLVVIAYDNEEEAIAIANDTDFGLAGYIATGDAQRARRIATRLRVGSVRINGAMMDITVPFGGYKTSGNGRECGAEGLAEFLECKSVTA is encoded by the coding sequence ATGACAATATTGAACACGTTCTACATCGGCGGCGCGTGGGTCGAGCCGTGCGCCGGCAGCACGCTGATGGATATCGTCGATCCCGTCACCGAGGAACCAACCGGCAAGCTCGCGATGGGCACGGCAGCCGATGCCGACCGCGCCGTGGCCGCGGCACGCGCTGCGTTCCCGGCGTGGTCAGCGACGAGCCGCGAGGAACGCATCGCCTTGCTCGAACGGGTGATCGAAAGGTATCGCGCCCGTCTCGACGATCTTGCCGACGCCGTGCGCCGCGAGATCGGCGCGCCCATCGCACTGTGCAGGCACTTGCAGGCGCCGATCGGCCTCGCGCAGCTTCAGGCGGCCCTTGAAACCCTGCGTCATTTCGAATTCGAGACGAATCACGGCAAGAGCGATGTACGCCGCGAAGCGATCGGCGTTGCCGCGCTCATCACCCCGTGGAACTGGCCTCTGAACCAGATCACCGCCAAGGTCGCGCCTGCGCTCGCGGCGGGCTGCACCATCGTGTTGAAGCCTTCCGAGATCGCCCCGTTCGACGCCGTCATTTTCGCGGAAATCATGCATGAAGCGGGCGCGCCGGCAGGCGTCTTCAACATGATCTTCGGCGAAGGACGGGTCGTGGGCGAGCGATTATCCGCGCATCGCGACGTGGACATGGTGTCGATCACCGGTTCGACGCGCGCCGGCATCGAAGTCGCCATGAGCGCCGCGCCGACAGTCAAGCGAGTCGCTCAGGAGCTTGGCGGCAAGTCGCCGCTCCTGATCCTCGACGACGCCGACCTCAAGGCCGCAGTGACGAGCGGCGTCGCACAATGCATGGCCAACTCGGGGCAGACGTGTGTCGCGCCTACCCGCATGCTGGTGCCGCGCGACCGTTACGAAGAGGCCGTGACGATTGCCGCCGCCGTTGCCAACGCAGTGACGGTTGGCGACCCGGCCGATCCGGCCACGAAGATGGGACCGATCTCCAACCGCGCCCAGTATGACAAAGTGCAGCGAATGATTCGCACCGGGCTCGAAGAAGGCGCGCGGCTCGCGGCGGGCGGCGTGGGCCGGCCGGAAGGCATCTCGCGAGGTTTCTATGCGCGCCCCACCGTCTTTGCCGATGTTCACAACGGCATGAAGATCGCGCGTGAAGAGATTTTCGGCCCTGTGCTGGTGGTGATCGCCTACGACAATGAGGAAGAAGCCATCGCTATCGCCAACGACACGGACTTCGGGCTTGCGGGTTATATCGCCACCGGCGATGCACAACGGGCCCGGCGCATCGCAACGCGGCTGCGCGTGGGATCGGTGCGGATCAATGGCGCCATGATGGACATCACCGTGCCCTTCGGCGGCTATAAAACTTCCGGCAACGGGCGCGAATGCGGAGCGGAAGGGCTGGCCGAGTTTCTGGAATG